One genomic segment of Bacteroidota bacterium includes these proteins:
- a CDS encoding DUF3781 domain-containing protein: MFIDKTEILNKLCYTEFVYERINKKLNCRYSKSEIEKMLSAIIEETQIDFFQRIGKNIYVMNNANNIKITINQNTYRIITVDKIFKT, encoded by the coding sequence ATGTTCATTGATAAAACTGAAATTTTAAACAAGCTTTGTTACACTGAATTCGTTTATGAAAGAATTAATAAAAAATTGAATTGTAGATATTCAAAATCTGAAATTGAAAAAATGCTCTCTGCAATAATTGAAGAAACTCAAATAGATTTTTTCCAGAGAATAGGTAAAAACATCTATGTAATGAATAATGCTAACAATATTAAAATAACTATAAATCAAAATACATATAGAATTATTACAGTTGATAAAATTTTTAAAACTTAA